In Papaver somniferum cultivar HN1 chromosome 1, ASM357369v1, whole genome shotgun sequence, a genomic segment contains:
- the LOC113289125 gene encoding purple acid phosphatase-like — MGLFSLFVTLFLILNVAVICNGGITSKFVRKVEKTIDMPLDSDVFSVPPGYNAPQQVHITQGDHDGKGVIVSWVTMDEPGSNKVLYWSEKSKDKHHARGHMVTYRFYNYTSGFIHHCTINHLEYDTKYYYVVGLGLTERQFWFTTPPKVGPDVPYTFGLIGDLGQSFDSNKTLSHYESSLSKGQTVLFVGDLCYADQYPLHDNNRWDTWGRFVERSNAYQSWIWTAGNHEIDFLPEYGETVPFKPYTNRYPVPYRASGSTAPFWYSIKRASAYIIVLASYSAYGKYTPQYKWLEEEFPKVNRTETPWLIVLMHSPWYNSYNYHYMEGETMRVMYEPWFVKYKVDVVFAGHVHAYERSERVSNIAYNIVNGVCNPVSDQSAPVYITIGDGGNLEGLATNMTEPQPKYSAYREASFGHAIFDIKNRTHAYYGWHRNQDGVATAADSMWFFNRVWYPEAEHPVPRHLAW, encoded by the exons atggGTCTATTTTCTTTGTTTGTTACTCTGTTTCTGATTTTGAATGTAGCAGTGATTTGCAATGGAGGAATCACTAGTAAATTTGTtaggaaagttgagaaaactattGATATGCCACTCGATAGTGATGTCTTTTCTGTTCCTCCTGGTTATAACGCTCCTCAACAG GTTCAtataactcaaggagatcatgaTGGAAAAGGAGTTATTGTATCTTGGGTTACTATGGATGAGCCTGGTTCAAATAAAGTGCTCTACTGGAGTGAAAAGAGCAAGGATAAACACCATGCCAGGGGTCACATGGTTACTTACAGATTTTACAATTATACTTCTGGTTTTATTCATCATTGTACCATCAATCATTTGGAG TATGACACAAAATACTACTATGTTGTTGGTCTTGGACTGACAGAGAGGCAATTCTGGTTCACTACACCTCCTAAAGTTGGTCCTGATGTTCCTTACACTTTTGGTCTCATCG GAGATCTTGGTCAAAGTTTTGATTCGAATAAAACACTTTCGCATTAcgaatcaagtctatcaaagggaCAGACAGTTTTGTTCGTTGGTGATCTCTGTTATGCAGATCAATATCCCCTGCATGACAATAATAGGTGGGATACATGGGGTAGATTTGTGGAGAGAAGTAATGCGTACCAATCTTGGATATGGACTGCAGGAAACCATGAGATTGATTTCCTTCCTGAATAT GGTGAAACTGTACCTTTTAAGCCCTATACTAACCGGTATCCTGTTCCATATCGAGCATCTGGAAGTACTGCTCCGTTTTGGTATTCGATCAAGCGAGCTTCAGCCTACATCATTGTCCTTGCTTCATATTCAGCATATG GCAAATACACACCTCAATACAAATGGCTTGAGGAGGAGTTTCCGAAAGTGAATAGGACTGAAACACCATGGTTGATAGTGCTGATGCACTCACCATGGTATAACAGTTACAACTATCATTATATGGAAGGTGAAACTATGAGGGTGATGTACGAGCCATGGTTTGTTAAATACAAGGTTGATGTTGTATTTGCAGGCCATGTTCATGCCTATGAAAGATCT GAACGTGTATCAAACATTGCATACAACATTGTGAACGGTGTTTGCAACCCTGTGAGTGATCAATCTGCTCCTGTATACATTACAATTGGTGATGGAGGAAATCTAGAAGGACTTGCAACGAA CATGACAGAACCACAACCAAAGTACTCAGCATATCGTGAAGCCAGTTTTGGCCATGCTATTTTTGACATTAAGAATCGAACCCATGCATATTACGGTTGGCACAGGAATCAAGATGGAGTTGCTACAGCGGCTGATTCTATGTGGTTTTTCAATAGAGTCTGGTACCCTGAGGCTGAACACCCG GTACCAAGACATTTAGCTTGGTAA